Proteins encoded by one window of Panicum virgatum strain AP13 chromosome 7N, P.virgatum_v5, whole genome shotgun sequence:
- the LOC120683024 gene encoding arogenate dehydratase/prephenate dehydratase 6, chloroplastic-like, producing the protein MAAASMIRAPVGQNPRLAGRGGGVVRCSLQGAVVGGRAEWQSSCAVLSSKVAAVGAHSVNGHVAPPAPPQNGAAVLDLIPVSRIDGGGGGVPTKLPQPLRIADLSPAPMHGSQLRVAYQGVPGAYSEKAAGKAYPGCDAIPCDQFEVAFQAVELWIADRAVLPVENSLGGSIHRNYDLLLRHRLHIVGEVQLPVHHCLLALPGVRKERLTRVISHPQALAQCEHTLTAMGLNVVREAFDDTAGAAEYVAANGLRDTAAIASSRAAELYGMEVLADGIQDDSGNVTRFVMLAREPIVPRTDRPFKTSIVFAHDKEGTSVLFKVLSAFAFRDISLTKIESRPHRHRPIRLVDDANVGTAKHFEYMFYVDFQASLAEPRAQNALAEVQEYTSFLRVLGSYPMDMTPMTADISSSDPSPSS; encoded by the coding sequence ATGGCTGCGGCGAGTATGATCAGGGCGCCGGTCGGGCAGAATCCGAGGCtcgcggggaggggcggcggcgtggtccgGTGCTCGTTACAGGGCGCAGTGGTGGGCGGCCGGGCGGAGTGGCAGAGCAGCTGCGCGGTGCTGTCCAGCAAGGTGGCCGCGGTCGGCGCGCACTCCGTCAACGGCCAcgtcgcgccgcccgcgccgccgcagaacggggcggcggtgctggaTCTGATTCCCGTGAGCagaatcgacggcggcggcggcggcgtcccgacGAAGCTGCCGCAGCCGCTGCGCATCGCGGACCTGTCCCCGGCGCCGATGCACGGGTCGCAGCTGCGCGTGGCGTACCAGGGCGTGCCGGGCGCGTACAGCGAGAAGGCGGCCGGCAAGGCGTACCCGGGCTGCGACGCCATCCCCTGCGACCAGTTCGAGGTGGCGTTCCAGGCCGTGGAGCTCTGGATCGCAGACCGCGCCGTGCTCCCCGTGGAGAACTCGCTGGGCGGCAGCATCCACCGCAACTACGACCTGCTGCTCCGGCACCGGCTCCACATCGTCGGCGAGGTGCAGCTCCCCGTGCACCACTGCCTGCTGGCGCTCCCGGGGGTGCGCAAGGAGCGCCTGACCCGCGTCATCAGCCACCCGCAGGCGCTGGCGCAGTGCGAGCACACGCTCACCGCCATGGGCCTCAACGTCGTGCGCGAGGCCTTCGACgacaccgccggcgccgccgagtaCGTGGCCGCCAACGGCCTCCGCGACACGGCCGCCAtcgcctcctcccgcgccgccgagctgtaCGGGATGGAGGTGCTCGCCGACGgcatccaggacgacagcggcAACGTGACCCGCTTCGTGATGCTGGCCAGGGAGCCCATCGTGCCGCGCACCGACCGCCCCTTCAAGACCAGCATCGTCTTCGCGCACGACAAGGAGGGCACCTCCGTCCTCTTCAAGGTGCTCTCGGCGTTCGCGTTCCGCGACATCTCGCTCACCAAGATCGAGAGCCGGCCGCACCGCCACCGGCCCATCCGCCTCGTCGACGACGCCAACGTCGGCACCGCCAAGCACTTCGAGTACATGTTCTACGTCGACTTCCAGGCGTCCCTCGCCGAGCCCCGCGCGCAGAACGCGCTGGCCGAGGTCCAGGAGTACACCTCCTTCCTCCGGGTGCTCGGGAGCTACCCCATGGACATGACCCCCATGACCGCCGACATCTCCTCGTCGGATCCCTCGCCGTCATCCTGA